One Halarcobacter ebronensis genomic window carries:
- a CDS encoding SDR family oxidoreductase has product MKKRAIVTGYSSGIGKAICESLEKSDFEIIRLKSRLEDIKALEAELKEILKDKDISVLINCAGVGVFKPHEEISLSKIKELIDVNLTAPIILANLCLRSLKKTKGHIINIASIEATRHSKFSALYTATKSGLRDFSLALFEELRRSDVKVTNINPDLTKTNFFDTLNFQPSENKEAHILPEDIAKTVLDILAFDGVITDITIRPQRLEILKK; this is encoded by the coding sequence TTGAAAAAAAGAGCAATTGTCACTGGCTACTCTTCAGGAATAGGAAAAGCTATTTGTGAAAGTTTAGAAAAAAGTGATTTTGAAATCATTAGATTAAAAAGTAGACTTGAAGATATAAAAGCTTTAGAAGCAGAGCTAAAAGAGATATTAAAAGATAAAGATATCTCTGTTTTAATAAACTGTGCTGGAGTTGGAGTTTTTAAACCCCATGAAGAGATCTCTTTATCAAAAATAAAAGAGTTAATTGATGTTAATTTAACTGCACCAATTATTCTTGCAAATTTATGCCTTAGAAGCCTTAAAAAAACAAAAGGGCATATAATAAATATTGCTTCAATAGAGGCAACAAGACACTCTAAATTTTCAGCACTATATACTGCTACAAAGAGTGGACTTAGAGATTTCTCTTTGGCACTATTTGAAGAGTTAAGAAGAAGTGATGTAAAGGTTACAAATATAAATCCAGATTTGACAAAAACAAACTTCTTTGATACTCTAAATTTTCAACCAAGTGAAAACAAAGAGGCTCATATCTTACCTGAAGATATAGCAAAAACAGTTTTAGATATTTTGGCTTTTGATGGTGTTATTACTGATATTACCATTCGTCCTCAAAGATTAGAGATTTTAAAGAAATAG
- a CDS encoding DedA family protein, translating to MLTNIVDLIVHTVGSLGYLGIFIMMFLESSFFPFPSEIVMIPAGYLAYKGEMNLVFAILSGIAGSLCGAIFNYYLAMKFGRKFLSRYGKYVLIKEQTLEKMEDFFAKHGHISTFSGRLIPAVRQYISLPAGLAKMNLWKFSLYTSLGAGIWVLILALLGYFIGSNKELIDEYLKVIIVTVLILLAIMILFYIRIKMKKGLIKKWRKS from the coding sequence TTGTTAACTAATATTGTAGATCTTATTGTTCATACTGTTGGAAGTTTAGGATATTTAGGAATCTTTATAATGATGTTTTTAGAGAGTTCTTTTTTCCCTTTTCCTTCTGAAATTGTTATGATTCCAGCTGGATACTTAGCCTATAAAGGTGAGATGAATTTAGTTTTTGCAATTCTTTCTGGAATAGCTGGAAGTCTCTGCGGAGCAATTTTTAACTACTATTTGGCAATGAAATTTGGAAGAAAGTTTTTAAGTAGATATGGGAAATATGTTTTAATAAAAGAGCAAACTTTAGAAAAAATGGAAGATTTTTTTGCAAAACATGGGCATATTTCAACTTTCAGTGGAAGATTAATCCCTGCTGTTAGACAATATATTTCACTTCCTGCTGGACTTGCAAAGATGAATTTGTGGAAATTTTCACTTTATACAAGTTTGGGTGCTGGAATTTGGGTACTAATTTTGGCTCTTTTAGGCTACTTTATTGGTTCAAATAAAGAGCTAATTGATGAGTATTTAAAAGTAATTATAGTTACAGTTTTAATTTTATTAGCCATTATGATTCTTTTTTATATTAGAATAAAAATGAAAAAAGGGCTTATTAAAAAGTGGAGAAAAAGTTGA
- a CDS encoding threonine/serine exporter family protein, translating into MSAIIIDYLLAAIFSGIPAVGFGMVFNVPKETLLKCAYGGAIAYCSRKFLMDLNLSLELSTFLASTIVGIVALYWSRKYIVPRPVYTIASIIPMLPGTYAFSAIINLITMNAHGVTPELITTFVDNSLRTIIVLGGIGFGLALPSLYYIRYNRPII; encoded by the coding sequence ATGAGTGCAATAATTATTGATTATCTATTAGCGGCTATCTTTTCAGGTATTCCTGCTGTTGGTTTTGGAATGGTATTTAATGTTCCAAAAGAGACTCTTTTGAAATGTGCTTATGGTGGAGCTATTGCTTACTGTTCTAGAAAGTTTTTAATGGATCTTAACCTATCTTTGGAGCTTTCAACCTTTTTAGCTTCAACTATTGTTGGTATAGTTGCTCTATATTGGTCAAGAAAATATATTGTTCCAAGACCTGTTTATACTATTGCATCAATAATTCCTATGCTTCCTGGAACTTATGCCTTTTCTGCAATTATAAATTTAATAACAATGAATGCCCACGGAGTAACACCTGAACTTATTACAACTTTTGTTGATAACTCACTAAGAACAATTATAGTTTTAGGTGGAATTGGTTTTGGACTTGCACTACCATCACTTTATTATATAAGATATAATCGTCCTATTATTTAG
- a CDS encoding NAD(P)H-dependent oxidoreductase has protein sequence MKKTLIILAHPNFEESRLNKTLINTIKNEKNITINNLYSEYKSFDKIDIKREQTLLLEHDRIVFQFPFYWFSSPSLLKEWQDKVLEYGFAYGSEGGKLKTKEFKIVTTMGSPEFAYQAGAYIQVSMNELLKPFETMAKFTRMSYTMPFYVYKALKISDEELEQKAFEYKQTLLNEDWSSSLSKYLNS, from the coding sequence ATGAAAAAAACACTAATAATTTTAGCACACCCAAATTTTGAAGAATCTAGACTAAATAAAACCCTTATTAATACAATAAAAAATGAAAAAAATATAACTATAAATAATCTATATTCGGAATATAAATCATTTGACAAAATTGATATAAAAAGGGAACAAACACTACTTTTAGAACACGATAGAATAGTATTCCAATTCCCATTTTATTGGTTTAGTTCACCAAGTCTTTTAAAAGAGTGGCAAGACAAAGTTTTAGAGTATGGTTTTGCGTATGGGAGTGAAGGGGGAAAACTCAAAACAAAAGAATTTAAAATTGTAACAACAATGGGATCACCTGAATTTGCATATCAAGCAGGTGCATATATTCAAGTAAGTATGAACGAGTTATTAAAACCTTTTGAGACAATGGCTAAATTTACAAGGATGAGTTATACTATGCCCTTTTATGTATATAAAGCTTTAAAAATAAGTGATGAAGAGTTAGAACAAAAAGCTTTTGAATATAAACAAACTCTTCTTAATGAAGATTGGAGTTCCTCTTTATCAAAATATTTAAATAGCTAA